In one Nocardioides sp. NBC_00368 genomic region, the following are encoded:
- the ahcY gene encoding adenosylhomocysteinase, protein MDYKVADLSLAEFGRKELSLAEHEMPGLMAMRERYGKDQPLKGARIAGSLHMTIQTGVLIETLTALGADVRWATCNIFSTQDHAAAAVVVGDGTPEDPQGTPVFAWKGETLAEYWDEAEKVFDFTDEAGNKIGPNMLLDDGGDITLLVHKGVEFEKAGAVPGQDPTDNEEFKEVLRVLDRSLKNDPQRWTNIANGIKGVTEETTTGVLRLYDRFKEGSLLFPAINVNDSVTKSKFDNKYGCRHSLIDGINRATDVMIGGKVAVVCGYGDVGKGSAESLRGQGARVIVTEIDPICALQAAMDGYEVRRLESVIETADIFITTTGNFDIIRVEHFEKMKNQAIVGNIGHFDNEIDMAGLAKIPGIVKDEIKPQVHQWIFPDGKKIIVLSEGRLLNLGNATGHPSFVMSNSFTNQTLAQIELFTKTDDYPIGVYVLPKALDEEVARLHLDALGVELTELNQAQADYLGVPVEGPYKADHYRY, encoded by the coding sequence ATGGACTACAAGGTTGCCGACCTGAGCCTGGCCGAGTTCGGCCGCAAGGAGCTCTCCCTCGCCGAGCACGAGATGCCGGGCCTGATGGCCATGCGCGAGCGCTACGGCAAGGACCAGCCGCTCAAGGGCGCCCGCATCGCCGGCTCGCTGCACATGACCATCCAGACCGGGGTGCTGATCGAGACGCTGACCGCGCTCGGCGCCGACGTGCGCTGGGCCACCTGCAACATCTTCTCCACCCAGGACCACGCCGCCGCGGCCGTCGTCGTCGGTGACGGCACCCCCGAGGACCCCCAGGGCACCCCGGTCTTCGCCTGGAAGGGCGAGACCCTGGCGGAGTACTGGGACGAGGCCGAGAAGGTCTTCGACTTCACCGACGAGGCCGGCAACAAGATCGGCCCCAACATGCTCCTCGACGACGGCGGTGACATCACCCTGCTCGTCCACAAGGGCGTCGAGTTCGAGAAGGCCGGCGCCGTGCCGGGCCAGGACCCCACGGACAACGAGGAGTTCAAGGAGGTCCTCCGGGTCCTCGACCGGTCGCTGAAGAACGACCCGCAGCGCTGGACCAACATCGCCAACGGCATCAAGGGCGTCACCGAGGAGACCACCACTGGTGTCCTGCGCCTCTACGACCGGTTCAAGGAGGGCTCGCTCCTCTTCCCGGCGATCAACGTCAACGACTCGGTCACCAAGTCGAAGTTCGACAACAAGTACGGCTGCCGCCACTCGCTCATCGACGGCATCAACCGCGCCACCGACGTGATGATCGGCGGCAAGGTCGCGGTCGTGTGTGGCTACGGCGACGTCGGCAAGGGCTCCGCGGAGTCGCTGCGCGGCCAGGGCGCTCGCGTCATCGTCACCGAGATCGACCCGATCTGCGCGCTGCAGGCTGCGATGGACGGCTACGAGGTCCGCCGCCTCGAGTCGGTCATCGAGACCGCCGACATCTTCATCACCACGACCGGCAACTTCGACATCATCCGCGTCGAGCACTTCGAGAAGATGAAGAACCAGGCCATCGTCGGCAACATCGGCCACTTCGACAACGAGATCGACATGGCCGGCCTCGCGAAGATCCCGGGCATCGTCAAGGACGAGATCAAGCCGCAGGTCCACCAGTGGATCTTCCCCGACGGCAAGAAGATCATCGTGCTCTCCGAGGGCCGACTGCTCAACCTGGGCAACGCCACCGGCCACCCGAGCTTCGTGATGTCGAACTCCTTCACCAACCAGACGCTGGCCCAGATCGAGCTCTTCACGAAGACCGACGACTACCCGATCGGCGTCTACGTCCTGCCCAAGGCGCTCGACGAGGAGGTCGCCCGCCTGCACCTCGACGCCCTCGGCGTCGAGCTGACCGAGCTCAACCAGGCTCAGGCCGACTACCTCGGCGTCCCGGTCGAGGGCCCCTACAAGGCGGACCACTACCGCTACTGA
- the mtrA gene encoding MtrAB system response regulator MtrA, producing the protein MADRSAPDQPAKGKVLVVDDDASLSEMLAIVLRQEGFDSQLVARGDLALPAFHDYKPDVVLLDLMLPGMDGIEVCKQIRKESGVPIVMLTAKGDTVDVVVGLESGADDYVVKPFKPKELIARIRARVRRHGESLPEVLEIGDLTIDVAGHQVTREGEQIQLTPLEFDLLECLARKPHQVFSREVLLEQVWGYRHAADTRLVNVHVQRLRSKVEHDPENPEIVVTVRGVGYKAGPV; encoded by the coding sequence ATGGCCGATCGCAGCGCTCCCGACCAGCCCGCCAAGGGAAAGGTCCTCGTCGTCGATGATGATGCCTCGCTGAGCGAGATGCTGGCGATCGTGCTGAGACAGGAGGGCTTCGACTCGCAGCTGGTCGCCCGCGGTGACCTGGCGCTGCCCGCGTTCCACGACTACAAGCCCGACGTGGTGCTGCTGGACCTCATGCTTCCCGGCATGGACGGCATCGAGGTGTGCAAGCAGATCCGCAAGGAGTCGGGCGTGCCGATCGTCATGCTCACCGCCAAGGGCGACACGGTCGACGTGGTCGTCGGGCTGGAGTCCGGGGCCGACGACTACGTGGTGAAGCCGTTCAAGCCCAAGGAGCTGATCGCCAGGATCCGGGCCCGGGTGCGCAGGCACGGCGAGTCGCTGCCCGAGGTCCTGGAGATCGGCGACCTCACCATCGACGTCGCCGGCCACCAGGTGACCCGCGAGGGCGAGCAGATCCAGCTCACCCCGCTGGAGTTCGACCTGCTCGAGTGCCTGGCCCGCAAGCCCCACCAGGTCTTCTCCCGCGAGGTGCTGCTGGAGCAGGTGTGGGGCTACCGCCACGCCGCCGACACCCGGCTGGTCAACGTGCACGTCCAGCGACTTCGCTCCAAGGTCGAGCACGACCCGGAGAACCCGGAGATCGTCGTCACCGTCCGTGGCGTCGGCTACAAGGCAGGGCCCGTGTGA
- the mtrB gene encoding MtrAB system histidine kinase MtrB, whose translation MTLQQVLRAAARTPKKLLTTWRRSIQTRVVVYTVLLTAAAVSLVGLILLDQIGDELVQDRVAAAKAEASEELSAARSSIVETSGANGGTPLQRNDLGDPIIQRSLSRGYGVVMAGPVTSTSGRISDDGVEWTPGVDVRSVPRVLEDRFQAIRAEPAWTYTRISYDDGERSSTPGIVIGSQLELHDDTYNLYFLFPMDQEQETLGVITRGLLAAGAILILLIGAGSWIVTRHVVTPIRIARRTAERLAAGRLEERMVVRGEDDLTGLAISFNQMASGLQNQIRQLEHLSRVQRRFSSDVSHELRTPLTTVRMASDVLHEARDTFDAPTARAAELLQTELDRFETLLGDLLEISRFDAGAAVLDLYDTDLTALAQAVVEAYEPLAAKRDIELKVVAPDHPCIAQVDHRRVERIVRNLVANATDHALVGQTVTIRVDSDEHAAALTVRDHGVGLAPGETALVFNRFWRADPARDRSSGGTGLGLSISLEDAHLHGGWLQAWGRPDQGAQFRLTLPRYAGAALRHSPLPLVPADVRDTLEAS comes from the coding sequence GTGACACTCCAGCAGGTCCTCCGCGCAGCCGCCCGGACGCCCAAGAAGCTCCTGACCACCTGGCGCCGGTCGATCCAGACCCGCGTCGTGGTCTACACCGTGCTGCTCACCGCGGCCGCGGTCAGCCTGGTCGGGCTGATCCTGCTCGACCAGATCGGCGACGAGCTGGTCCAGGACCGGGTCGCGGCGGCGAAGGCGGAGGCATCCGAGGAGCTCTCCGCGGCCCGCTCCAGCATCGTGGAGACCTCCGGCGCCAACGGGGGCACCCCGCTGCAGCGCAACGACCTGGGCGACCCGATCATCCAGCGCAGCCTCTCCCGGGGCTACGGCGTGGTCATGGCCGGACCGGTGACGTCGACCTCCGGCCGGATCAGCGACGACGGTGTCGAGTGGACACCCGGTGTGGACGTACGCAGCGTCCCGCGGGTCCTGGAGGACCGGTTCCAGGCGATCCGCGCCGAGCCGGCCTGGACCTACACCCGGATCTCCTACGACGACGGCGAGCGTTCCTCGACCCCCGGCATCGTGATCGGGTCGCAGCTGGAGCTCCACGACGACACCTACAACCTCTACTTCCTGTTCCCGATGGACCAGGAGCAGGAGACGCTCGGCGTGATCACCCGCGGGCTGCTGGCCGCCGGTGCGATCCTGATCCTGCTGATCGGCGCCGGCAGCTGGATCGTGACCCGTCATGTCGTCACGCCCATCCGGATCGCCCGCCGGACCGCGGAGCGGCTCGCCGCCGGCCGCCTCGAGGAGCGGATGGTCGTCCGCGGCGAGGACGACCTCACCGGCCTGGCGATCTCGTTCAACCAGATGGCCAGCGGTCTGCAGAACCAGATCCGGCAGCTTGAGCACCTCTCCCGGGTGCAACGACGGTTCAGCTCGGACGTCTCCCACGAGCTGCGTACGCCGCTGACCACCGTCCGCATGGCCAGCGACGTCCTCCACGAGGCCAGGGACACGTTCGACGCGCCGACGGCCCGGGCGGCCGAGCTGCTGCAGACCGAGCTGGACCGGTTCGAGACGCTTCTGGGCGACCTGCTCGAGATCAGCCGCTTCGACGCCGGAGCCGCGGTGCTCGACCTCTACGACACCGACCTGACCGCGCTGGCCCAGGCCGTCGTGGAGGCATACGAGCCGCTGGCCGCCAAGCGCGACATCGAGCTGAAGGTGGTCGCCCCCGACCATCCGTGCATCGCTCAGGTCGACCATCGCCGGGTCGAGCGGATCGTCCGCAACCTGGTGGCCAACGCCACCGACCACGCGCTCGTGGGGCAGACCGTCACCATCCGGGTCGACAGCGATGAGCACGCGGCCGCGCTGACCGTCCGCGACCACGGTGTCGGGCTCGCCCCGGGGGAGACCGCTCTGGTCTTCAACCGGTTCTGGCGGGCCGATCCCGCCCGTGACCGCTCCAGCGGCGGCACCGGCCTCGGCCTGTCGATCTCGCTCGAGGACGCCCACCTCCACGGCGGCTGGCTGCAGGCCTGGGGTCGCCCGGACCAGGGAGCACAGTTCCGGCTCACCCTCCCGCGCTACGCCGGGGCCGCGCTACGACACAGCCCGCTCCCGCTGGTCCCGGCGGACGTCCGAGACACCCTGGAGGCATCATGA
- a CDS encoding LpqB family beta-propeller domain-containing protein, with protein sequence MRSFFAVVLAAVVLLASACSSVPDSGPVQRVDLAAPAAPGELIPYNPGAPREGASPGEIVDGFLDAMKATPMSTAYARRYLTTDAAMNWAPAGRTLVYGERSTHAVSSPQVSVELEDAGWIDERGVWRGALGASQAILDFELTRTRGEWRISSAPNTLVVDEDWFLSHFARSSLYYVEPTGRTLVPEPIFAPRGASYATTLVSSLLSGPGEEEQGVIRSALPAAADEPRSVDVRDGVAEVDLAGDLSDFSSEDLQLMGAQLAWTLRQDASVERIRLTIDGEPVVLPGYGDTFNVDSGGGYDPNGTSARVDLYALRDGALVTSTGENGDPWVPVLGGWADSHGVTDVAVDASNSSAAAITADRTGVLVGKLASDGEITEAPVRGTRLLRPSWDLAGRLWLVDKDSTGARVMYVDGDRRVRVAIPGVTGENVTRFLVSRDGTRFVAVIDGLSSDRIVVSRLQATSKGQITSGTSAVLLPHPDSATMRVTDIAWTSPTTIVAVQQISSTALFQSVSLDGAPSGERYTLSDRVTGVVGSPVASARLYAVSGTTLLDPLDRFDLGMPSNISDVTYQG encoded by the coding sequence ATGAGGTCCTTCTTCGCCGTCGTCCTGGCCGCGGTCGTGCTCCTCGCCTCGGCGTGCTCGAGCGTGCCCGATTCCGGACCGGTGCAGCGCGTCGACCTGGCCGCGCCGGCTGCGCCGGGAGAACTCATTCCTTACAACCCCGGCGCGCCACGTGAGGGAGCGTCCCCGGGGGAGATCGTCGACGGGTTCCTGGACGCCATGAAGGCGACCCCGATGAGCACGGCTTATGCCCGCCGTTACCTCACCACGGACGCAGCGATGAACTGGGCGCCGGCCGGCCGCACCCTGGTCTACGGCGAACGCAGCACCCACGCCGTCTCCTCGCCTCAGGTCTCGGTTGAGCTGGAGGACGCCGGCTGGATCGACGAGCGCGGCGTTTGGAGGGGTGCGCTGGGCGCCTCACAGGCGATCCTCGACTTCGAGCTGACCCGGACCAGGGGGGAATGGCGGATCAGCTCGGCCCCGAACACCCTGGTGGTCGACGAGGACTGGTTCCTGAGCCATTTCGCCCGCAGCAGTCTCTACTACGTCGAGCCGACCGGCCGCACCTTGGTGCCGGAGCCGATCTTCGCCCCCCGCGGTGCGTCGTACGCCACGACCCTCGTCTCCAGCCTGCTGAGCGGCCCGGGGGAGGAGGAGCAAGGCGTGATCCGCAGCGCGCTCCCGGCCGCGGCCGACGAGCCGCGCTCGGTGGACGTACGCGACGGGGTCGCCGAGGTCGACCTGGCCGGTGACCTGAGCGACTTCAGCTCCGAGGACCTCCAGCTCATGGGCGCCCAGCTGGCCTGGACCCTGCGCCAGGACGCGAGCGTGGAACGCATCCGGCTCACGATCGACGGCGAGCCGGTGGTGCTGCCGGGCTACGGGGACACGTTCAACGTCGACAGCGGCGGAGGCTACGACCCCAACGGCACTTCGGCCAGGGTCGATCTCTACGCGCTGCGCGACGGTGCCCTGGTGACCAGCACCGGCGAGAACGGCGACCCGTGGGTGCCGGTCCTCGGCGGCTGGGCGGACTCGCACGGCGTGACCGACGTCGCCGTCGACGCCTCCAACTCGAGCGCTGCCGCGATCACCGCCGACCGCACCGGCGTCCTCGTCGGAAAGCTGGCCAGCGACGGCGAGATCACCGAGGCGCCGGTGCGCGGCACTCGGCTGCTCAGGCCCTCCTGGGACCTCGCCGGCAGGCTGTGGCTGGTCGACAAGGACTCGACCGGCGCCCGGGTGATGTACGTCGACGGCGACCGCCGCGTCCGCGTCGCCATCCCTGGGGTCACCGGCGAGAACGTGACCCGGTTCCTGGTCTCGCGCGACGGCACCCGGTTCGTCGCGGTGATCGACGGCCTGTCCTCGGACCGGATCGTCGTCAGCCGGCTGCAGGCGACCTCCAAGGGCCAGATCACGTCCGGGACGTCGGCGGTCCTGCTGCCGCACCCGGATTCCGCGACCATGCGGGTCACCGACATCGCCTGGACCTCGCCGACCACGATCGTCGCGGTGCAGCAGATCAGCTCGACCGCGCTCTTCCAGTCGGTCTCGCTCGACGGCGCGCCCAGCGGTGAGCGCTACACGCTCAGCGACCGGGTCACCGGCGTCGTCGGCTCCCCGGTCGCCTCGGCCCGCCTCTACGCCGTCTCCGGTACCACCCTGCTGGACCCGCTCGACCGGTTCGACCTCGGCATGCCGTCGAACATCTCCGACGTCACCTACCAGGGCTGA
- a CDS encoding ComF family protein — MSLRADLADAWHDLVVGGRCIGCERPGRLLCHDCRTALPDRARSSPPSPAPPGIVPAFAAGPYEGTLKQLVIGLKEHQLLGLRRPLAGLLALSVLEAMAQTGAGPTILVPVPSRPASVRERGLDSTSAITGRAAAMLRRHGVGVRHHRLLRTRPGVADQAGLDSRQRQANLAGSITCPASGIRTLARTIPRARFIVCDDVITTGATAREAQRALESVGLEVTAIATVAATQRRSRVQM, encoded by the coding sequence ATGAGCCTTCGAGCCGACCTCGCCGACGCCTGGCACGACCTGGTCGTCGGCGGCCGCTGCATCGGCTGCGAACGACCGGGCCGCCTGCTCTGCCACGACTGCCGCACCGCGCTCCCCGACCGCGCCCGGTCGAGCCCACCGAGCCCGGCGCCGCCGGGCATCGTGCCGGCTTTCGCGGCAGGGCCCTACGAGGGCACCCTCAAGCAGCTCGTCATCGGGCTCAAGGAGCACCAGCTCCTCGGTCTGCGCCGACCGCTGGCCGGGCTGCTCGCGCTCTCCGTCCTCGAGGCGATGGCGCAGACCGGTGCGGGTCCCACGATCCTGGTGCCGGTGCCGTCGCGGCCGGCCTCGGTGCGGGAGCGCGGCCTGGACAGCACCTCGGCGATCACCGGCCGGGCAGCCGCGATGCTGAGGCGGCACGGCGTCGGCGTACGCCACCACCGGCTGCTGCGCACCAGACCGGGCGTCGCGGACCAGGCCGGCCTCGACTCACGGCAGCGGCAGGCCAACCTGGCCGGGTCGATCACCTGCCCGGCGTCCGGCATCCGGACACTTGCCAGAACGATCCCGCGGGCGAGGTTCATCGTCTGCGACGACGTGATCACCACCGGCGCGACCGCGCGGGAGGCTCAACGAGCGCTGGAATCGGTCGGTCTGGAGGTGACGGCGATCGCGACCGTGGCGGCCACCCAGCGTCGGTCTCGCGTTCAAATGTAG
- the hpf gene encoding ribosome hibernation-promoting factor, HPF/YfiA family has translation MEVVVTARNAEVSDRYRAHVAEKLAKLEKHDHRIIRINVEVDNEPNPRQHKGAVHVELTAYSKGPVIRAEACAEDKMGALDLAVDKMASQMRRAADRRRVHRGRRTPVSVGQALAGIEPDGLATTSESEQFEEEEIREHQVGPITVTGEGPLVVREKTHTAEPMTLDQALYEMELVGHDFYLYIDKDSTRPSVVYRRRGYDYGVIALNRADLV, from the coding sequence ATGGAAGTTGTCGTCACGGCCCGCAACGCCGAGGTCTCAGACCGCTATCGCGCTCACGTAGCAGAGAAGCTCGCGAAGCTCGAGAAGCACGACCACCGGATCATCAGAATCAACGTGGAGGTCGACAACGAGCCCAACCCGCGCCAGCACAAGGGCGCCGTACACGTCGAGCTCACTGCGTACTCGAAGGGTCCGGTCATCCGGGCCGAGGCGTGTGCCGAGGACAAGATGGGGGCGCTGGACCTGGCTGTCGACAAGATGGCTTCCCAGATGCGCCGCGCCGCTGACCGCCGCAGGGTCCACCGCGGCCGTCGTACGCCGGTTTCCGTGGGACAGGCACTGGCGGGCATCGAGCCCGACGGCCTGGCCACGACGTCCGAGTCGGAGCAGTTCGAGGAGGAGGAGATCCGGGAGCACCAGGTCGGACCGATCACCGTGACGGGGGAGGGGCCCTTGGTGGTCCGGGAGAAGACGCACACCGCGGAGCCGATGACGCTCGACCAGGCCCTCTACGAGATGGAGCTGGTCGGCCACGACTTCTACCTCTACATCGACAAGGACTCGACGAGGCCCTCGGTCGTCTACCGCCGGAGGGGATACGACTACGGGGTGATCGCGCTCAACCGCGCAGACCTCGTCTGA
- a CDS encoding response regulator, with the protein MSSTSGADREPVRVLVVDDQELFRRGLVALLASEPGIEVIGEATNGIEGTERAAASAPDVVLLDVRMPKQTGLEACVAIKEAVPSANIIMLTVSDEEADLYDAVKAGAMGYLLKDSSIDQVAQAIRVVADGQSLISPSMAVKLMEEFKQMSRPDRSPVPGPKLTDRELEVLGLVAKGLNNREIAKRLFISENTVKNHVRNILEKLQAHSRMEAVMYAVRQKLLNVD; encoded by the coding sequence GTGTCATCTACATCTGGTGCCGATCGTGAGCCGGTCCGCGTCTTGGTTGTCGACGACCAGGAGCTCTTCCGAAGAGGACTGGTCGCGCTGCTGGCGAGCGAGCCCGGGATCGAGGTCATCGGTGAGGCGACCAACGGCATCGAGGGCACCGAGCGAGCTGCGGCTTCGGCGCCCGACGTCGTGCTGCTCGACGTACGGATGCCCAAGCAGACCGGGCTGGAGGCCTGCGTCGCCATCAAGGAGGCCGTCCCCTCGGCCAACATCATCATGCTGACCGTCTCCGACGAGGAGGCCGACCTCTACGACGCGGTCAAGGCCGGCGCGATGGGCTACCTCCTCAAGGACTCCTCGATCGACCAGGTCGCCCAGGCGATCCGCGTGGTCGCCGACGGCCAGTCCCTGATCAGCCCCTCCATGGCGGTCAAGCTGATGGAGGAGTTCAAGCAGATGTCCCGGCCGGACCGCTCCCCGGTCCCCGGCCCCAAGCTCACCGATCGCGAGCTGGAGGTCCTCGGCCTGGTCGCCAAGGGCCTCAACAACCGCGAGATCGCCAAGCGGCTGTTCATCTCCGAGAACACCGTCAAGAACCACGTACGCAACATCCTGGAGAAGCTGCAGGCCCACTCGCGCATGGAGGCGGTCATGTACGCCGTGCGCCAGAAGCTCCTCAACGTCGACTGA
- a CDS encoding hemerythrin domain-containing protein, whose translation MTEGEKTRLIAWADEMRRVHDRLRTALRVTQEAIAAGDPAEPAARDLLLFCHGFCTALTGHHEGEDRSLFPAIARAHPELRETIRQLEQDHSMIGHLLGGLQAAVDRAATPEDLGKHLDGISAIMESHFRFEERKLLSVLEAVELDADVGEVFGPL comes from the coding sequence GTGACTGAGGGCGAGAAGACCAGGCTGATCGCCTGGGCAGATGAGATGCGGCGGGTCCACGACCGGCTGCGCACGGCACTGCGAGTGACGCAGGAGGCCATCGCCGCGGGAGATCCCGCCGAACCCGCGGCTCGCGACCTGCTGCTGTTCTGCCACGGGTTCTGTACGGCCCTGACCGGCCACCACGAGGGTGAGGACCGCTCGCTGTTCCCGGCGATCGCCCGAGCCCATCCCGAGCTGCGCGAGACCATCCGCCAGCTCGAGCAGGACCACTCCATGATCGGCCATCTCCTCGGCGGCCTCCAGGCCGCCGTCGATAGGGCCGCCACCCCCGAGGACCTCGGCAAGCACCTCGACGGCATCTCGGCGATCATGGAGTCCCACTTCCGCTTCGAGGAGCGCAAGCTGTTGAGCGTGCTCGAGGCCGTCGAGCTGGACGCGGACGTGGGCGAGGTCTTCGGCCCGCTGTGA
- a CDS encoding winged helix-turn-helix domain-containing protein: MPRSQTLSRSQARRIALAAQGFADKPHSTPTMRTFQRTLERTGVLQVDSVNVLQRAHYMPLYSRMGAYDTGLLHRASRGRRDRRMVEYWAHVQAFMPVELWPHMQWRMDHYRAQKGSKWWGSVPDGMKEKVLALVAEQGALTAREAAKALDDAGPQTKDHWGWNWSDSRKTLDILYMFGELAISHRNDQFEVAYDLPERVIPRVHLDAPTPSKEEAHRELVRRAARSHGVGTAKDIADYFRMRVDDTTRALNELIDAGEVEPVVVEGIRKQAYLFSGSRLPRRIDARALLSPFDPLVWERERTEALFDFFYRIEIYTPAPKRVHGYYVLPFLLGEHIVGRVDLKADRKNGILQVKGAFAEPHAPVETAVELAAELERLAGWLGLDVVAVDPKGDLAPLLAPLV; encoded by the coding sequence GTGCCCCGCTCACAGACACTCAGCCGCTCCCAGGCCCGCCGGATCGCGCTGGCGGCGCAGGGCTTCGCCGACAAGCCCCACAGCACGCCCACGATGCGTACGTTCCAGCGCACGCTGGAGCGCACCGGGGTCCTCCAGGTCGACTCGGTCAACGTCCTGCAGCGCGCGCACTACATGCCGCTCTACAGCCGGATGGGGGCGTACGACACCGGGCTGCTGCACCGCGCCAGCAGGGGCCGTCGCGACCGGCGGATGGTCGAGTACTGGGCCCACGTGCAGGCGTTCATGCCGGTCGAGCTGTGGCCGCACATGCAGTGGCGGATGGACCACTACCGCGCCCAGAAGGGCTCCAAGTGGTGGGGGAGCGTGCCGGACGGGATGAAGGAGAAGGTGCTCGCGCTGGTGGCCGAGCAGGGGGCGCTCACCGCTCGCGAGGCGGCCAAGGCGCTCGACGACGCCGGCCCGCAGACCAAGGACCACTGGGGCTGGAACTGGTCCGACTCGCGCAAGACCCTCGACATCCTCTACATGTTCGGCGAGCTGGCGATCTCGCATCGCAACGACCAGTTCGAGGTCGCCTACGACCTGCCCGAGCGCGTCATCCCGCGGGTCCACCTGGACGCGCCGACGCCGTCGAAGGAGGAGGCTCACCGCGAGCTCGTACGCCGCGCCGCGAGGTCCCACGGAGTCGGCACCGCCAAGGACATCGCCGACTACTTCCGGATGCGCGTGGACGACACGACACGCGCACTGAACGAGCTCATCGACGCCGGCGAGGTGGAGCCGGTGGTGGTCGAGGGCATCCGCAAGCAGGCGTACCTCTTCTCAGGGTCCCGCCTCCCGCGCCGCATCGACGCCCGGGCGTTGCTGAGCCCGTTCGACCCGCTGGTCTGGGAGCGGGAGCGCACCGAGGCGCTCTTCGACTTCTTCTACCGGATCGAGATCTACACGCCGGCCCCGAAGCGGGTCCATGGCTACTACGTGCTCCCGTTCCTCCTCGGCGAGCACATCGTCGGCCGGGTCGACCTCAAGGCCGACCGCAAGAACGGAATCCTCCAGGTCAAGGGCGCCTTCGCCGAGCCGCACGCCCCCGTGGAGACGGCCGTGGAGCTGGCCGCCGAGCTGGAGCGGCTGGCCGGTTGGCTGGGCCTGGACGTCGTCGCGGTCGATCCCAAGGGCGACCTGGCGCCGCTCCTTGCGCCGTTGGTGTGA